From Paenibacillus physcomitrellae, the proteins below share one genomic window:
- a CDS encoding PAS domain-containing protein yields the protein MLDVADQELRPNSIFGTVVGMALMNQDGTFIKANPSLCAFLGYEEQELLGEHAEKIIHPEDQPLVIKDYRSWLEDGTEILHLENRYLHKHGHVLRGLVRLSKLPMMDSFLLVIHVTDMTWASEQNGNKANWEIMKCLYHLDSEAVAVVNLEGRIIKVNGTFEKLFGYREDEILGEVPPIGSEEPLHKIIAELKKEECAPLLKLEYETIKRTKEGNLISLYIKLFPIRDESGCLNAVGTVIKDITEQGTLTSQFHDLVAVNLDPVLIFDPAGYVVQSNQAFTEQFGWPMNQVLDRHWSRLPFDVMQSQLDFRQLVHKLQMDNIVTGFETKMLKENGEPVQISLTGFTLKYGRGGAGGAAFILRDISKQKKTEQLMMESEKLSLAGQLAAAIAHEIRNPITSIKGFLKLLQNSERKQQYFDIVNTEIDRIELILSEMLALAKPQTAKFEPRNIRNILEQVASLLIGEANMNGIEILLHEDAGMPEVHCDENQIKQVFINFMKNAIEAMPEGGTLTVEMFPPGPPYDQAVKIVLTDTGTGIPPELLARIGEPFFTTKQSGTGLGFMTSKNIIENHKGMLNISSKQNEGTRIEIRLPVKLHVPKTGGG from the coding sequence ATGTTAGATGTTGCGGATCAGGAATTACGGCCGAATTCTATATTCGGAACGGTTGTAGGTATGGCGTTGATGAATCAGGATGGGACTTTTATTAAAGCCAATCCGTCTCTCTGTGCATTTCTTGGTTACGAAGAGCAGGAGCTTTTGGGGGAACACGCGGAGAAGATTATCCACCCTGAAGATCAGCCTCTTGTCATTAAGGATTACCGCAGCTGGTTGGAAGACGGTACGGAAATTTTACATTTAGAGAATCGTTATTTACATAAACATGGCCACGTGCTGCGGGGATTGGTCCGGCTGTCGAAGCTGCCGATGATGGATTCCTTTCTCCTTGTCATTCATGTTACAGATATGACCTGGGCCAGCGAGCAGAACGGAAACAAAGCCAATTGGGAAATCATGAAGTGTCTTTATCATTTGGATTCGGAAGCTGTAGCGGTCGTCAATCTTGAGGGCCGGATTATAAAAGTCAACGGGACTTTCGAGAAGCTGTTCGGTTACCGCGAAGACGAGATTCTGGGCGAAGTGCCGCCAATTGGTTCGGAAGAGCCGCTGCACAAAATTATAGCCGAGCTAAAGAAGGAAGAATGTGCTCCTCTACTGAAGCTGGAGTATGAAACCATTAAAAGGACCAAAGAGGGAAATTTGATTTCCCTTTATATCAAACTGTTTCCTATCCGCGATGAATCCGGATGTTTAAATGCGGTTGGGACGGTTATCAAGGATATTACGGAACAGGGTACCCTGACCAGTCAGTTTCATGATCTTGTAGCGGTTAATTTGGATCCTGTCCTGATCTTTGATCCCGCCGGTTATGTTGTCCAAAGCAACCAGGCTTTCACCGAGCAGTTTGGCTGGCCGATGAATCAGGTGCTTGACCGGCATTGGAGCCGGTTGCCATTTGACGTGATGCAGTCTCAATTAGATTTTAGACAGTTGGTCCACAAGCTGCAGATGGACAATATTGTAACCGGCTTTGAGACAAAAATGCTGAAAGAGAACGGCGAGCCTGTTCAAATTTCGCTGACCGGTTTTACGCTCAAGTATGGACGTGGCGGGGCGGGAGGAGCTGCTTTTATCCTGAGGGATATCTCCAAGCAGAAGAAGACGGAGCAGCTGATGATGGAATCGGAGAAGCTTTCTTTAGCCGGGCAGCTCGCAGCGGCGATTGCGCATGAAATCCGCAACCCGATTACTTCGATCAAAGGTTTCTTGAAGCTGCTGCAGAATTCGGAACGCAAACAGCAGTATTTTGATATCGTGAATACGGAAATTGACCGGATCGAATTGATCCTTAGCGAAATGCTGGCCTTGGCTAAACCCCAGACGGCGAAGTTTGAACCCAGGAACATAAGGAATATTCTGGAGCAGGTGGCCTCCCTCTTGATCGGGGAAGCCAATATGAACGGCATTGAAATTCTCCTGCATGAGGATGCCGGTATGCCCGAGGTTCATTGTGATGAGAACCAGATTAAGCAGGTATTTATTAATTTTATGAAAAATGCCATCGAAGCGATGCCGGAGGGAGGAACCCTTACCGTCGAGATGTTTCCGCCGGGGCCCCCCTATGACCAGGCTGTCAAAATTGTTTTGACCGATACCGGCACGGGAATACCGCCCGAGCTGCTGGCCCGGATCGGGGAACCCTTTTTCACAACGAAACAAAGCGGCACCGGTCTTGGCTTTATGACCAGCAAGAACATCATCGAGAACCACAAAGGAATGTTAAATATTAGCAGCAAGCAGAATGAAGGGACCAGGATTGAAATCAGGCTTCCTGTCAAATTACACGTCCCGAAGACGGGCGGCGGTTGA